TGCAGCTTTTGCCCATCACCTCTCTCAGACCTCCCTTGTCTGAATCGTATCCCAGGTCCAGGTGAGTTGTTGCTGCCCTGTAAATCTATATATTGCATGGACTTGttctgttttaaatttgatgcCATAAGAGGTTGTGgaagttttcttttgtttgcttctgaattataaaattatgttaTCTTTACTTAGATGCTTCTGCGTGTAGTTTTCCATATAATTTATTGCTGTGTAAAGTGAGAGTTGTACTTTCTTCttattgttctttctttttttaagtacagatttgtgaatttgtgatATAGTTCTTTATTTACGAAATTTAATATGTGGCTTGTACTTTCTGACATAGTTTGTAGTGATATAGCTTAATTTTTAGAGGAATGGGGTGATTGACCAACTACCtttgtgttatttttttgCTGAAATATTGGCCAAATACCTGAGTTAGATAATATCAAGGTATATATTGCATTTTGAAATAGATTTATATGAGACCACACTTCATAGTCCATCTTCTAAGCTTTTGTGAAATATTTTTAGCTCTCATAAATTCATACTCCATCCTCTATGCATATTTAAGTAATCAAAAGTGTGGAACAATTATGCATTTGTTGGAACTGTCTGTTCAGAATGTCTATTTTCCAGTTTGATTTCTGACTGTATGTGCCTGTTGAATCTCACAGTTTCCTGGTCATGATATACTTACAGCTTGATGGAGTCATTTGTTCCATTTGGTGGATTCTTTTCAGCACCTTCTGACCTAAACCTCCCAATAAGTAGTTCATATCAGTGCGTGCCCCGCAATCATCCGTGCAATGAAAAATGCGGGCAAGAAGCATATGCTGCTCCAAAGGGCGGTGTTGCTGCTTCAGTGGCAGGTCAGCATCAAGCTAGCTTGCCTTCTTGGTTGCAGATGGCTCCACTTGGCATAAACAAGGGAATTGATACGAAGGTGTGTATCACGATCAATACATCTTCAATTCACAAGGTTGAATTGTCAATATTGTGCTTTGTTTTTCTAGATGACAACCAGTTGGTGTTCTATCATTCGTTGGGATTTTGAAATCTTTACTTCAAACTACAGGTTTTTTTACATTATTCGTTTGAAAACTAGTTTGTATCTCTTCAGTGCAGACCAAAGATGATGGTGTGTTATTGAGTGCCAAAGTTACAGGGCTACAAGACAAATGGGGTGATACATGCCAACATCTTCATCAACCTCATCCCCTGCCTGAAGCAAACTTGTTTCCAACTATAGTGGGCTTTCAGTCTCCTGAAGACAAAAAGGACAATCAAGGCAACAACACGGACATTTCTTCAAATAAAACTGAGTGCAAGAATACAAATTCATGCATGCCCATAGATGTGCAAACAAAATCAGGCGTTCCTCCCCAAGCTACTAATGACAGTTTCTCATCTGAAGTATGGGAAAATCCTTTGAAAGATGAAGATCTTGAGTCGGGTGGCCTCAGGTCTCCTTCCCTGTCCAATTCTAGTGTGGTTGACGGTAGCCGAACATCTGCTACATCTACCACTTCCGTGACCACAGATTTAGGGTTAGGAATATGCTCTTCTCCTGCTAGTAATACAGCCAATAAACCTCCAAATCAGAATCAAGGACTTAAACAGGACATCTCAGGTTGCTTTTCCTGTAATGTAGATTTAGTCAATGGGAATCTCTATTCTGTTCAATCATCATCCTGCTCAAGTCTTGACAACCATGGGCAGTTTGATCCAAGTGATGTCAAGGTGCTTTTTAGAGCTCTCTTTGAGAGGGTTGGCTGGCAAATTGAAGCTATAAGTGTTATTAGCCAAAGAATAGCTCACTGCCGATCGAGAAGTGAAAATTTCGTTGGAGCAAGTCACAGAAGGGACATATGGTTCAATTTTTCAGGACCTGATAGGTAtggcaaaaagaaaactgcTGTTGCCCTTGCTGAGGTATTATATGGAGGCCAGGAACAATTGATCCGTGTGGATCTGGATTCTCAGGACGGAATGATCCATTCAGACACAATCCTTGACTGTCAAGCAGTGAATGGTTATGATGTGAAGTTTAGAGGTAAGACGGTTGTTGATTATGTTGCCGGAGAATTGTGCAAGAAACCCTTGTCCATTGTCTTCCTAGAAAATGTTGACAAGGCGGATGCGGTGACTCGAAATTGTTTGTCCCTGGCTTTATCGACTGGTAAGTTCTTAGACTCCCATGGAAGACAAGTCAGCACCAGTAATGCAATATTTGTTACAACTTCAAAATTCTCAAAGGGATGCAGTAATCTCACTTCCACAAACGGACCCTCCAACTATTCCGAAGAAAGAATCTTGCAAGCGAAAGGGCGGTCAGTGCAGATCACCATTGAATGTTCCTTTGAAGACAGCATGGCCATAAGCCAAAACTGGAGGGCATCCTCCAATACAACTAAAGAAGGCATATCCAACCAACATCTTCTGAATAAAAGGAAACTGACTGGTGTCAATGAGCCTCTAGAGCAGCATGAAGTCTCAGAGATGCCCAAACGTGCTAACAAGACATCAACTAGGTATCTGGATCTCAACCTTCCAGCTGAAGAAACTGCAGCACAAGACACAGACGATGGGAGCTCTGAAAACGACTGCCCATCTGAAAACTCCAAGCCTTGGTTGCAAGAATTCTTTGAGAAGGTGGATGATACAGTGGTATTCAAACCGGTTGATTTTGATGCACTTGCAGAGAAAATATCGAAGGAGATCAAGAACAGTTTCCACAAGTTTGTTGACACCGAGTGTTTGCTAGAAATCGACTCAAAAGTCATGGAACAACTACTTGCAGCAGTGTATTTGACAGACAGGTATAAGGTGGTGGAAACTTGGGTAGAGCAAGTACTGAGCAGGGGATTTGCAGAAGTTCAGAAGAGATATAGCTCCAATGCAATTACTATGCTAAAACTTAAAACTTGTGAGGGGCTTTGCTTGGAGCAGCCAGCACCAAAAACTTTGCTTCTCCCCAGCATTATGCTAAAATGATTTCCAAGAAAAGTGTATTCttgtaattatataatataaggtAGCATGTAGCTTCTAGTAACCTTTGTTTAGcctcttttcattttctgttttctgtgttttatttatttctggGCCAGTCCGTGTTTAGCCTCCTATCCCATGGTTTTAATGGGTTTTGCTTGTGCTTGTATGAAACTTCTATGTACCAATTAAGCTGTTTTGCCTTAAATGATGTGTAAAACTCCAAAAGAAAGTTGGGAAGGAATTTTATGTGAATAATAGTTACTAATTTCTTCCtagcttcttttttattttattttatatttttattattatgtttttggGAGCAGATGCTCTATAAAATAGAAGCACCTTAAAATAGTACAAAAGATAGCAATTTGTTCCTAGCTTTATTGTGTTCAATCAGACCATTGGTAATTTTTATTGTCTCTCATTTtataatacaagcgatattaaaGGCGGAGAAAATAGATCACAAAACACCAAGACCAAGCCTATTTACCAAATAGGACATGCCGTAAGTTGAGGGAATCAGAGTCATAAGCCAGCCCGAGCCCAGGTGAAAGCCCAGGTCTCCTCCTTATCTAATCCAATcccttattttgttttcaaaaatatatatcaaatcACACACATTTGGGGAAAATGCCATCTTCGAGCCCTCGCACCGTCGAAGAGATCTTCAAGGACTACAGCGCTCGTCGCTCTGCTGTCATTCGCGCCCTTACCTAcggttctctctctccctctctgttCTAATTACATACACAAAAATGCatgcttttttatttagtGTGATGTTCATTGACGCTTTGCTTGTTTCTGCACTTTCAGATGTGGATGAGTTCTATTCGCTTTGCGATCCAGGTCTCTTcttatttcggttttttttattttgctctTCATTAGCTTTCTGTTTGGTTACCGAGAAAGTTGAGTAAAAATATAGGCTTGAGTATGTCTTTGTAATTATCATGAgattttgttctgttttggtGCTTAGGGATAGTAGTCGTTATAGGTTCTGGCTGAGTAGAAACGCTGAAAGGCATCAGATTTAGAATTGTTGTTTCATTTCTCTTTCTACATTTTCTAGGAAACCTAACAGAGCATATTATTGTTCAATTTCCCCTCATAGTTTCTACTAATCGTATTCCATTGATGCCTTTAGtttaatttcaataaaaattttattgCTTGTTTTGCTTCCATTTGGAATGGGATGCTTTACTTACAAGCTTTGTGTACTTTAATATCTTTCAGAGAAGGAGAATTTGTGCCTGTACGGACACCCAGATGAGTCGTGGGAGGTGACTCTGCCGGCAGAGGAAGTACCCCCGGAGCTTCCTGAGCCTGCACTGGGCATCAATTTTGCAAGAGATGGGATGAACCGTAAGGATTGGCTGTCATTGATTGCAGTACATAGTGATGCTTGGTTGCTCTCTGTGGCTTTCTACTTTGGTGCTCGCCTGAATCGAAATGAGAGGTTTGTTTCTCGTCCTGAGTTTACAGCTGATATTTTCGTGAATTcaaatgttatttttgatgttattttccttttctacttgtggagatgttattttttatgttttcctGTTCTCATTCACTCAGCAAAGGTCTGTCTTTCAGGCATTCATGAAATTTCATGAGCTCTTATTGCTTGTTTTCATGAAAGATTAGGGGCCGTTTGGCATCCGAAAACATTTTTTCATTTCTGAATACACTGGATCGTTTTCTCTGCCAGAAAACATGTTTGGCACAGcattttcaaaaacaaatttgcgaaaaattctttaaaaaacaGCCCATTTTTAGAAAACACTAAAACATCGTTTTTTCAGTATTCTAATTGTTGATTTCAGAATTGGGGATGATATCGTATGCAAATATCTTTTCTGTGTATGTCAAATCAACCACCACCTGATGCACAAAGGCCTCAATTTGGAAACTTCACCTCTTCTTTTGAGCAGTCATTTTCATGAATTTCATTTCAGCAAGCTCTAAATCCTCAATGCTCTGGTTCCCAATTTGAATCAAGCCTGAAAGTAACTTTAGAAAATCTCATCTCCAAATCCTAAAACTTGATTGAGATTAACAGTTTTTGGTTTGTCGAGAAAACCCTAGCTTTTGACCCGAATTGAAAAGATCGATGAGCAGAGGAATGAGAAGggtcttctt
The Prunus dulcis chromosome 2, ALMONDv2, whole genome shotgun sequence DNA segment above includes these coding regions:
- the LOC117619597 gene encoding protein SMAX1-LIKE 7 — translated: MPTPVTVARQCLTPEAAHALDEAVAVARRRGHGQTTSLHAVSALLSLSSSTLREACARARNSAYPPRLQFKALELCLSVSLDRVPSTQLADDPPVSNSLMAAVKRSQANQRRQPENYHLYHQLSQQSSISAVKVELQQLILSILDDPVVSRVFAEAGFRSSEIKLAILRPFPQLLRYSRSRAHHPLFLCNLTEYPDQVRRTRPSFPFSGSLTDGDENSRRIGQVLIRNRGRNPLLVGVYAYDALQSFVEALEKIKDGVLPVELSGLIVVSTEKDFSKFITEDCDKGSVNLKFGEMGQLVEQSLGPGLLVNIGDLKAFVADNALGDSVSYVVAQLTRLLELHRGKVWLTGATASYGSYLKFIGRFPSIEKDWDLQLLPITSLRPPLSESYPRSSLMESFVPFGGFFSAPSDLNLPISSSYQCVPRNHPCNEKCGQEAYAAPKGGVAASVAGQHQASLPSWLQMAPLGINKGIDTKTKDDGVLLSAKVTGLQDKWGDTCQHLHQPHPLPEANLFPTIVGFQSPEDKKDNQGNNTDISSNKTECKNTNSCMPIDVQTKSGVPPQATNDSFSSEVWENPLKDEDLESGGLRSPSLSNSSVVDGSRTSATSTTSVTTDLGLGICSSPASNTANKPPNQNQGLKQDISGCFSCNVDLVNGNLYSVQSSSCSSLDNHGQFDPSDVKVLFRALFERVGWQIEAISVISQRIAHCRSRSENFVGASHRRDIWFNFSGPDRYGKKKTAVALAEVLYGGQEQLIRVDLDSQDGMIHSDTILDCQAVNGYDVKFRGKTVVDYVAGELCKKPLSIVFLENVDKADAVTRNCLSLALSTGKFLDSHGRQVSTSNAIFVTTSKFSKGCSNLTSTNGPSNYSEERILQAKGRSVQITIECSFEDSMAISQNWRASSNTTKEGISNQHLLNKRKLTGVNEPLEQHEVSEMPKRANKTSTRYLDLNLPAEETAAQDTDDGSSENDCPSENSKPWLQEFFEKVDDTVVFKPVDFDALAEKISKEIKNSFHKFVDTECLLEIDSKVMEQLLAAVYLTDRYKVVETWVEQVLSRGFAEVQKRYSSNAITMLKLKTCEGLCLEQPAPKTLLLPSIMLK